One genomic segment of Bradyrhizobium diazoefficiens includes these proteins:
- a CDS encoding PAS domain-containing protein has protein sequence MDFASAAPSVVKSIRQRDLLNTWLRLYAREQTAPAISEYQPARIEEELSDLIYYTVDISAPTPRLIIQSEGTRISRAYGHTGKGVALDEYIGPRLVPFVMPVYYECVARGLPVYSVADVDDIYGRVVAYERLLLPFQTDGKVRHVIASLKTFCEDGGFEIKNLMRGNDALPRPKQRAVIDRDLFHRAPGRIAAADVVEFADQSGPGIANEIIELN, from the coding sequence TTGGATTTCGCAAGCGCCGCTCCCTCCGTCGTCAAGTCGATCAGGCAGCGTGATCTGCTGAACACATGGCTGCGGCTCTATGCGCGCGAGCAGACGGCGCCGGCGATCTCTGAGTATCAGCCCGCCAGGATCGAGGAAGAGCTGTCCGACCTGATCTATTATACGGTAGACATCTCGGCGCCGACGCCGCGCCTGATCATCCAGAGCGAGGGCACGCGCATCTCGCGCGCCTATGGACACACCGGCAAGGGCGTTGCGCTGGATGAGTATATCGGGCCGCGGCTCGTGCCGTTCGTGATGCCGGTCTATTACGAATGCGTGGCGCGCGGACTTCCGGTCTACAGCGTTGCTGATGTCGACGACATCTATGGCCGCGTCGTCGCCTATGAACGCCTGCTGCTGCCGTTCCAAACCGACGGCAAGGTCCGCCACGTCATCGCCTCGCTCAAAACGTTCTGCGAGGACGGCGGCTTCGAGATCAAGAATCTGATGCGCGGAAATGACGCGCTGCCGCGTCCGAAGCAGCGCGCGGTGATCGACCGCGACCTGTTTCATCGCGCCCCCGGCCGCATCGCAGCGGCCGACGTGGTCGAGTTCGCCGACCAGTCGGGTCCCGGCATCGCCAACGAGATCATCGAACTGAACTGA
- a CDS encoding ArsC family reductase — protein MPNIIYGIKNCDTMKKARAWLDTHGVAYEFHDYKAAGVEKDKLKQWSDKVGWETLLNRAGTTFKKLPDADKEGLTEQKALALMLAQPSMIKRPVLEAGGKLLVGFKPDIYAKEVKAK, from the coding sequence TTGCCCAACATCATCTATGGCATCAAGAACTGCGACACCATGAAGAAGGCGCGCGCCTGGCTCGACACCCATGGCGTCGCCTATGAATTCCACGACTACAAGGCAGCAGGCGTCGAGAAGGACAAGCTCAAGCAGTGGAGCGACAAGGTCGGCTGGGAGACGCTGCTCAATCGCGCCGGCACGACCTTCAAGAAGCTGCCCGATGCCGACAAGGAAGGCCTCACCGAGCAGAAGGCGCTGGCCTTGATGCTAGCGCAACCATCAATGATTAAGCGGCCGGTGCTGGAAGCCGGCGGCAAGCTGCTGGTTGGCTTCAAGCCGGATATCTATGCCAAAGAAGTCAAGGCCAAATAG
- a CDS encoding tRNA-binding protein, producing the protein MHVTHDPAAAALPTIDFTSFLAVDIRVGTIIEAKPFPEARKPAFRLWIDFGPTIGVRKSSAQITENHPLETLVGQQVAAVVNFPPRQIGPVVSEVLTLGFPDADGKVVLVQPSKPVPNGGRLF; encoded by the coding sequence ATGCACGTCACCCACGATCCCGCTGCGGCCGCCTTGCCGACCATCGACTTCACCAGCTTCCTGGCGGTCGATATCCGTGTCGGCACCATCATAGAAGCCAAACCGTTCCCGGAGGCACGCAAGCCGGCCTTTCGACTGTGGATCGACTTCGGCCCCACGATCGGTGTGCGCAAGAGCTCGGCGCAGATCACCGAGAACCATCCGCTCGAGACGCTGGTGGGGCAACAAGTCGCGGCAGTCGTCAATTTCCCGCCGCGCCAGATCGGACCTGTTGTTTCCGAGGTGCTGACGCTCGGCTTCCCCGATGCCGACGGCAAGGTCGTGCTGGTGCAGCCGAGCAAGCCCGTGCCGAACGGCGGGCGCTTGTTCTAG
- a CDS encoding glutathione S-transferase family protein, producing MSDLSAFPITKRWPAKHPELLQLYSLPTPNGVKVSIMLEEIGLPYEVHLVDFGKDDQKTPEFLSLNPNGKIPAILDPNGPGGRPLPLFESGAILQYLAEKTGKLLPEDAARRYQTLAWVHFQMGGIGPMFGQVGFFHKFADKDFEDKRPLERYVNESKRLLGVMETHLTGRQWFMDDYSIADISMLGWVRNLIGFYGAGDLVEFTQFRSVGAWLERGLARPAVQRGLNIPPRP from the coding sequence ATGTCCGATCTGTCCGCCTTTCCCATCACCAAACGCTGGCCGGCCAAGCATCCCGAGCTGCTCCAGCTTTATTCGCTGCCGACGCCGAACGGCGTCAAGGTTTCGATCATGCTGGAGGAGATCGGCCTGCCTTACGAAGTCCATCTCGTCGATTTCGGCAAGGACGACCAGAAGACGCCTGAATTCCTTTCGCTCAATCCGAACGGCAAGATTCCGGCGATCCTCGATCCCAACGGTCCCGGCGGCAGGCCGCTGCCGCTGTTCGAGTCCGGCGCGATCCTGCAATATCTCGCGGAGAAGACCGGCAAGCTTTTGCCGGAAGATGCAGCGCGGCGTTACCAGACGCTCGCGTGGGTGCATTTCCAGATGGGCGGCATCGGACCGATGTTCGGTCAGGTCGGCTTCTTCCACAAATTCGCCGACAAGGATTTTGAGGACAAGCGGCCGCTGGAGCGCTACGTGAACGAGTCGAAGCGCCTGCTTGGCGTGATGGAGACGCATCTTACGGGCCGGCAATGGTTCATGGATGACTACAGCATCGCCGACATCTCGATGCTCGGCTGGGTGCGCAATCTCATCGGCTTCTACGGCGCCGGCGATCTCGTCGAGTTCACTCAGTTCAGGTCGGTCGGTGCCTGGCTCGAACGGGGCCTCGCGCGCCCCGCCGTGCAGCGCGGGCTGAACATTCCGCCGCGACCGTAA
- a CDS encoding DUF429 domain-containing protein: MPNYLGLDGFRFGWVAAWIDERGAHGFDYAPDLTRLLAMPHARAMIDMPIGLNPSGYRLCDLRARELVGPAVFLGARRDLWTFADMAAANRHYWEREGEGRGVSVQLWNIRDKIRDLDAIMTPARQATIGEAHPELIFWNLAGRVRLATKTSAEGRGQRIALLAQRGFTRLPQWLTLRHGTGIGRDDLIDACACAVAARDSTQCVGGEEIDPRGLRMEINY; encoded by the coding sequence GTGCCCAACTATCTCGGTCTCGACGGATTTCGCTTCGGCTGGGTCGCCGCCTGGATCGATGAGCGCGGCGCTCACGGCTTCGATTATGCGCCGGACCTGACGCGCTTGCTCGCGATGCCGCATGCGCGGGCGATGATCGACATGCCGATCGGGTTGAATCCGAGCGGCTATCGCCTGTGCGATCTGCGCGCCCGTGAACTGGTCGGCCCTGCCGTGTTTCTCGGCGCGCGCCGCGACCTCTGGACGTTTGCCGACATGGCAGCAGCCAATCGCCACTACTGGGAGCGCGAAGGCGAGGGCAGGGGCGTCTCGGTGCAGCTCTGGAACATCAGGGACAAGATCAGGGACCTCGACGCGATCATGACGCCGGCGCGGCAGGCGACGATCGGCGAAGCCCATCCGGAACTGATTTTCTGGAATCTGGCCGGCCGCGTGCGGCTTGCGACCAAGACGTCGGCGGAAGGCCGCGGACAGCGCATCGCGCTGCTGGCGCAACGCGGCTTCACCCGCCTGCCGCAATGGCTGACGCTGCGTCATGGCACCGGCATCGGCCGTGACGACCTGATCGATGCCTGTGCCTGTGCGGTCGCTGCACGCGACAGCACGCAGTGTGTCGGCGGGGAGGAGATCGATCCGCGCGGATTGCGGATGGAGATCAATTATTGA
- a CDS encoding serine hydrolase domain-containing protein: MDTRPIDFSAVRTAMQRYVDQEIVPGASWAVLRGREVVDQQCVGFADREANTALRTDHIFRAFSNTKIFVTCAIMLLMEEGRIGLDDAVETFLPQLANRKVLKQGAASLADVEPANTPITIRQLLTHTSGLSYGIFDPGTVLFKGYNGAGVLNPLTPLADMIDKLADLPLSYQPGTSWEYSVATDVLGHVVEVVSGKPLDAFLNVRIFEPLGMTDTDFYVPEAQQGRLVALYNGADVLDPMKPGLTRADHLPYPYAYRRPFPRLSGGGGLVSTLPDMLALVRALLPGSDALLKPDTLRLMMTNQLPSGQTIRFANLGPIPGKGFGLGGAVTFAPTPFDPPNSTGEFQWGGLAGTHWWICPEANTAGVLMTQRYMGFWNPFFFEFKRLAYQAVGG, encoded by the coding sequence ATGGACACCAGGCCAATCGATTTTTCCGCCGTGCGGACGGCGATGCAACGCTACGTCGATCAGGAGATCGTCCCGGGCGCGTCCTGGGCGGTGCTGCGCGGCCGCGAAGTCGTGGACCAGCAATGCGTCGGCTTTGCTGATCGTGAGGCGAACACGGCGCTTCGGACCGACCACATTTTTCGCGCGTTCTCCAACACCAAGATCTTCGTGACCTGCGCGATCATGCTGCTGATGGAAGAGGGGCGCATCGGGCTCGATGACGCCGTCGAGACATTCCTGCCGCAGCTCGCCAACCGCAAGGTCTTGAAGCAGGGCGCGGCAAGCCTTGCCGATGTCGAGCCGGCCAACACCCCGATCACGATCCGCCAGCTCCTGACCCACACCTCCGGCCTCAGCTACGGCATCTTCGATCCGGGCACGGTGCTGTTCAAGGGCTACAACGGGGCGGGCGTGCTCAACCCGCTGACGCCGCTCGCCGACATGATCGACAAGCTTGCCGATCTGCCGCTGTCCTATCAGCCCGGCACGAGCTGGGAATATTCGGTCGCCACCGACGTGCTCGGCCATGTCGTGGAGGTCGTCTCGGGCAAACCCCTCGATGCCTTCCTCAACGTGCGCATCTTCGAGCCGCTCGGCATGACCGATACCGACTTCTACGTGCCGGAGGCGCAGCAGGGCCGGCTGGTCGCGCTCTACAACGGCGCTGATGTGCTCGATCCCATGAAGCCGGGCCTGACCCGCGCCGACCATCTGCCTTATCCGTACGCCTATCGGCGGCCGTTCCCGCGGTTATCGGGCGGCGGCGGTCTGGTTTCGACCTTGCCGGACATGCTCGCTCTGGTGCGCGCGCTGTTGCCCGGGTCGGATGCGTTGCTCAAGCCGGACACGTTGCGGCTTATGATGACGAACCAGCTGCCATCGGGGCAGACGATCCGCTTCGCCAATCTAGGGCCGATTCCCGGCAAGGGATTTGGCCTCGGCGGCGCCGTCACCTTCGCGCCGACGCCGTTCGATCCGCCGAATTCGACCGGCGAATTCCAGTGGGGCGGGCTTGCCGGCACCCATTGGTGGATCTGCCCCGAGGCCAATACCGCCGGCGTGCTGATGACGCAGCGTTATATGGGATTCTGGAATCCGTTCTTCTTCGAGTTCAAGCGCCTCGCTTATCAGGCCGTCGGCGGCTGA
- a CDS encoding GNAT family N-acetyltransferase, whose product MSDGDDTLLDRPIWSALTTRQKHLAEGGPRALRYPQDMTPFADMVDMSAASFAALGELMSASQVAALFTPDPVDVPAGFKVVLAETGEQMIGSPADSPLRDVEIVTLGAADVPAMMALTALTKPGPFALRTHELGTFLGIRAGGELVAMTGERMKPGKFVEMTAVCVHPDYRGRGYAQALLAAVARRIEARGEIPFLHVFSSNASAIALYQRQGMRIRRRLHVTALMKQE is encoded by the coding sequence GTGTCCGATGGCGATGACACGCTGCTGGATCGCCCGATCTGGAGCGCGTTGACGACGCGCCAGAAACATCTGGCGGAAGGCGGTCCGCGGGCCCTGCGCTATCCCCAGGACATGACGCCGTTCGCCGACATGGTCGACATGTCCGCGGCAAGCTTTGCCGCCCTCGGCGAGCTCATGTCGGCTTCGCAAGTCGCCGCGCTGTTCACGCCGGATCCGGTCGACGTGCCCGCCGGCTTCAAGGTTGTGCTCGCCGAGACCGGCGAGCAGATGATCGGCTCGCCCGCCGACAGCCCGCTGCGCGATGTCGAGATCGTCACGCTTGGGGCCGCCGACGTGCCCGCCATGATGGCGCTGACCGCGCTGACCAAGCCCGGCCCGTTCGCGCTGCGGACGCACGAGCTCGGCACCTTCCTCGGCATCCGTGCCGGTGGCGAGCTGGTCGCGATGACGGGCGAGCGGATGAAGCCGGGAAAGTTCGTCGAGATGACCGCCGTCTGCGTCCACCCCGACTATCGCGGGCGCGGCTACGCGCAGGCGCTGCTTGCGGCCGTCGCGCGCCGGATCGAGGCGCGCGGCGAAATTCCGTTCCTGCACGTGTTTTCCAGTAACGCGTCCGCCATCGCGCTCTATCAGCGGCAAGGCATGCGCATTCGCCGCCGCCTGCATGTCACCGCGCTGATGAAGCAGGAGTGA
- a CDS encoding Lin0512 family protein: protein MTRVRCVTEMGMGVDVHGRDATKAAKRAVSDAIRHSSLGFFRMIGKTANDMFVDVTIGVPNPEAVDKEAVAKELPYGTVTVTAVKGGLEIPSATEVANDPILIANAAVIVSFDKD from the coding sequence ATGACACGTGTTCGCTGCGTTACCGAGATGGGCATGGGCGTCGACGTCCACGGCAGGGACGCCACCAAGGCGGCGAAGCGGGCGGTGTCCGATGCCATCAGGCATTCCAGCCTCGGCTTTTTCCGGATGATCGGCAAGACCGCAAACGACATGTTCGTGGATGTCACGATCGGCGTCCCCAACCCCGAGGCGGTCGACAAGGAAGCCGTTGCAAAGGAGCTTCCCTACGGCACCGTGACCGTTACCGCGGTCAAGGGCGGCCTGGAGATCCCCTCGGCCACGGAAGTGGCCAATGATCCCATCCTCATTGCCAACGCTGCCGTCATCGTCAGCTTCGACAAGGACTAG
- a CDS encoding chloride channel protein yields MRQTLDITGGLPRHRGKPGDFTADRRVLILIGMALLVGSLGAGAAWVLLKLIALVTNLVWFGHVSTENVSLANAHPGLWMVLAPALGGLVIGLMARFGSEKIRGHGIPEAIEAILIGGSRMQPKVAILKPLSSAVSIGSGGPFGAEGPIIMTGGAIGSIFAQCFHLTAAERKTLLVAGAAAGMTAIFGTPIAAVLLAVELLLFEWKPRSFLPVVTGAVISAAWRPLLFGTGPLFPFAERPDLPWWGLAAAIGVGIVAGLQSGLMTRLLYAIEDLFDRLPVHWMWWPMLGGLIVGLGGLIDPRALGVGYDVIADLLSGHMVRDEAIRLLLVKSAIWVIALGSGTSGGVLAPLLILGGTAGWMEGLVLPGGASFWALVGMAAMMGGTMRSPLTGVMFAIELTGNIDMLLPLLAATGAAHAVTVLLLKRSILTEKIARRGQHITREYAIDPFELLRAADVMVTDVDTLPVDLPIDEAVAFFTSDQRRHKSYPVVAADGRLTGMVTRADVLRWRTEGDHQAATLDDVVSDTSAVVAHPDDVLGRVADLMVASDLGRLPVVDRTTHRVVGLVARKDLLRIRAVVNAQEEDRSAYFLREKALVPEARIAEGQPL; encoded by the coding sequence ATGCGTCAGACCCTGGACATCACCGGCGGGCTCCCGCGCCATCGCGGCAAGCCCGGAGACTTCACCGCCGACCGCCGTGTGCTGATCCTGATCGGTATGGCCCTGCTGGTCGGCAGCTTGGGCGCCGGGGCGGCATGGGTGCTGCTGAAGCTGATCGCGCTTGTCACCAATTTGGTCTGGTTCGGCCATGTCAGTACCGAGAACGTCTCGCTGGCGAATGCGCATCCGGGACTTTGGATGGTGCTGGCGCCGGCGCTGGGCGGCCTCGTGATCGGCCTGATGGCGCGGTTCGGGTCGGAGAAGATCCGGGGCCACGGCATCCCCGAGGCGATCGAGGCGATCCTGATCGGCGGCAGCCGGATGCAGCCGAAAGTCGCGATCCTGAAGCCGCTGTCCTCGGCGGTGTCGATCGGGAGCGGCGGCCCGTTCGGCGCCGAGGGGCCGATCATCATGACCGGCGGCGCGATCGGATCGATCTTCGCGCAATGCTTTCACCTCACCGCGGCCGAGCGCAAGACGCTGCTGGTCGCAGGCGCAGCCGCCGGCATGACGGCGATCTTCGGCACGCCGATTGCGGCCGTCCTGCTCGCGGTCGAGCTATTGCTGTTCGAATGGAAGCCGCGCAGCTTCCTGCCTGTGGTGACCGGCGCCGTGATCTCGGCGGCGTGGCGTCCGCTGCTGTTCGGGACAGGGCCGTTGTTTCCGTTCGCCGAGCGGCCGGACCTGCCCTGGTGGGGCCTTGCGGCTGCGATCGGCGTCGGCATCGTTGCCGGCCTGCAATCCGGACTGATGACGCGGCTGCTCTACGCGATCGAGGACCTGTTCGACCGCCTGCCGGTGCACTGGATGTGGTGGCCGATGCTCGGCGGCTTGATCGTCGGCCTCGGCGGGCTCATCGATCCGCGCGCGCTCGGCGTCGGTTACGACGTCATCGCCGACCTGCTCTCCGGTCACATGGTGCGCGACGAGGCGATCCGCCTGCTGCTGGTGAAATCCGCGATCTGGGTGATCGCCCTGGGCTCAGGCACGTCGGGCGGCGTGCTGGCGCCGCTGCTCATCCTCGGCGGCACCGCCGGCTGGATGGAGGGGCTGGTGCTGCCCGGTGGGGCCTCGTTCTGGGCGCTGGTCGGCATGGCCGCGATGATGGGCGGCACGATGCGCTCGCCGCTGACCGGCGTGATGTTCGCGATCGAGCTCACCGGCAACATCGACATGCTGCTGCCGCTGCTCGCCGCGACCGGCGCGGCCCACGCCGTCACCGTGCTGCTGCTGAAGCGCTCGATCCTGACCGAGAAGATCGCGCGCCGCGGCCAGCACATCACACGCGAATACGCGATCGATCCGTTCGAGCTGCTGCGCGCCGCCGATGTCATGGTGACTGACGTTGACACGCTGCCGGTCGACCTGCCCATCGACGAAGCGGTCGCGTTCTTCACCTCGGACCAGCGCCGTCACAAATCCTATCCCGTCGTCGCCGCCGACGGACGGCTCACCGGCATGGTGACCCGCGCCGACGTGCTGCGCTGGCGCACCGAAGGCGACCATCAGGCCGCGACGCTCGACGACGTCGTCTCCGACACCTCGGCGGTGGTGGCTCATCCCGACGACGTGCTGGGCAGGGTCGCCGATCTCATGGTCGCCTCCGATCTCGGCCGCCTGCCGGTGGTCGATCGCACTACCCATCGTGTCGTGGGCCTGGTTGCGCGCAAGGATTTGCTGCGAATTCGCGCGGTCGTGAACGCGCAGGAGGAGGACCGCAGCGCATATTTCCTGCGCGAAAAGGCGCTTGTGCCGGAGGCGCGGATCGCGGAAGGTCAGCCGCTCTGA
- a CDS encoding acetolactate synthase large subunit, with product MSGQGRKLKGSDLFVAALENEGVDRIFGVPGEENLDFVESLRTSRIELILTRHEQAAAFMAATHGRLTGKPGVCLSTLGPGALNLSTGAAYAHLGAMPMILITGQKPIMSSRQARFQIVDVVATMKPLTKLSRQIVSASSIPTVVRDAFRVAMEERPGPVHLELPEDIAADEVSSVPAIPVHPIEIPVAHRAALDRAAGMILAAERPLVMMGAATSRPRATHGIASFVRRTGIPFFTTQMGKGTVPGGTNLYMGTAALSERDYVHDAIDAADLIVAIGHDPIEKPPFIMGPSDPKVIHVSYTPASVEQVYFPDAEVVGDVGPSLEILADRLEGKLPQAAALLPLREEILNRIADRATEARWPPTPQRIVHDIREVIPENGIVALDNGMYKIWFARNYRTRVANTLLLDNALATMGAGLPSAMMAAMLYPDRRVLAVAGDGGFMMNSQEMETAVRLKLNLVVLVLEDHAYGMIRWKQAVDHFADYGMTFGNPDFVLYARAYGAKGHRIADIDSFAPTLDAAFKEGGVHLVVIPIDYSENVRVLVDELQARQK from the coding sequence ATGAGCGGACAGGGACGCAAATTGAAGGGATCGGACCTGTTTGTCGCGGCTCTGGAGAACGAAGGCGTCGATCGCATCTTCGGCGTCCCCGGCGAGGAAAATCTCGACTTCGTCGAATCGCTCCGAACCTCCAGGATCGAACTGATCCTGACCCGCCACGAGCAGGCTGCGGCCTTTATGGCGGCGACGCATGGACGGCTCACCGGCAAGCCCGGCGTGTGCCTCTCCACGCTCGGCCCGGGCGCGCTCAATCTGTCCACCGGTGCCGCCTACGCGCATCTCGGCGCGATGCCGATGATCCTGATCACCGGCCAGAAACCGATCATGAGCAGCCGGCAGGCGCGCTTCCAGATCGTGGACGTGGTGGCGACCATGAAGCCGCTGACAAAGCTGTCGCGGCAGATCGTCAGCGCCTCCTCGATCCCGACCGTGGTGCGCGATGCCTTTCGCGTGGCTATGGAGGAGCGGCCGGGGCCGGTGCATCTCGAACTGCCCGAGGACATCGCGGCGGATGAAGTATCCTCTGTCCCCGCGATCCCCGTGCATCCGATCGAGATCCCGGTCGCCCACCGCGCCGCGCTCGACCGCGCCGCCGGGATGATCTTGGCCGCAGAGCGCCCATTGGTGATGATGGGGGCGGCGACGAGCCGGCCGCGCGCGACCCACGGCATCGCCAGCTTCGTGCGGCGGACCGGCATTCCGTTCTTCACCACGCAGATGGGGAAGGGCACCGTGCCCGGCGGCACCAATCTCTATATGGGCACCGCCGCGCTGTCCGAGCGCGACTATGTTCACGACGCCATCGACGCAGCCGATCTGATTGTCGCGATCGGCCACGATCCGATCGAGAAGCCACCCTTCATCATGGGTCCCTCGGACCCGAAAGTCATTCACGTCAGCTACACGCCGGCAAGCGTGGAGCAGGTGTATTTTCCCGATGCGGAAGTCGTCGGCGACGTCGGTCCGAGCCTGGAGATCCTGGCCGACCGGCTCGAGGGCAAGCTGCCGCAGGCGGCGGCGCTGTTGCCGCTGCGCGAGGAGATCCTCAATCGCATCGCCGACCGCGCCACCGAGGCACGCTGGCCGCCGACGCCGCAGCGCATCGTGCACGACATCCGCGAGGTCATCCCCGAGAACGGCATCGTCGCGCTCGATAACGGCATGTACAAGATTTGGTTCGCGCGCAATTACCGCACCCGCGTCGCCAACACGCTGCTGCTCGACAACGCGCTGGCGACCATGGGCGCCGGCCTGCCGTCGGCGATGATGGCCGCCATGCTCTATCCCGACCGCCGCGTGCTCGCGGTCGCCGGCGACGGCGGCTTCATGATGAACAGCCAGGAGATGGAGACCGCCGTCCGCCTCAAGCTCAATCTGGTCGTGCTGGTGCTCGAGGACCACGCCTACGGCATGATCCGCTGGAAGCAGGCCGTCGATCATTTTGCCGATTACGGCATGACCTTCGGCAATCCGGATTTCGTCCTCTACGCCAGGGCCTACGGCGCCAAGGGACACCGGATCGCGGACATCGACAGCTTTGCTCCGACGCTCGACGCCGCATTCAAGGAGGGCGGCGTGCATTTGGTCGTCATCCCGATCGACTATTCGGAGAACGTGCGGGTGCTGGTCGACGAATTGCAGGCGCGGCAGAAATAA
- a CDS encoding type I secretion system permease/ATPase: MASALLTVADEAAEPPYRRSDDVREALKKLWPHFLWAGLFSSAINLLYLSSPLYLMQVYNRVLLNENISTLVLLTLILAIALLTMAGLDAVRAWILIRCGIRLDMELSTRVFEALVVRSAERGASRGAQQLRDLDQFRTFVTGSGIYFAFDLPWIPIYLLLLFFIHPLLGLVATIGALLLLGLAGVNEILTRSPMKQAEASGNQSYVFTENVLRHADVIRAMGMQPAVERNWQSQRSAMLVQQAVASDKNAVMTSSIRFFRLLLQSLMLGTGAWLAIDHAITPATIFAASIVMGRALVPVEQAVGTWKQFIGARDAYAQVRDLLATVDVTVPQTIVPKQRNTVEVRELVCELPSRPEPVLKGVSFELAGGQALGIVGPSGSGKSTLARLLVGAMAPAAGRLRFGGLDYNHWDPVEFGRHVGYLPQDVGLFAGTVRENIARFGDASTDEIIDAAIRAGIHDMVLDLPRQYDTRLGVGGVGLSGGQRQRLGLARALLGHPPLLVLDEPNANLDAPGEEALKAALLNAKAGGAAVIVITHRTTILDVVDIMMVLRSGMLDMLGPPGEVYQALQQQAAARAAAS, translated from the coding sequence ATGGCGTCAGCACTGTTGACGGTCGCGGATGAGGCGGCAGAGCCGCCCTATCGTCGCAGTGACGATGTCCGCGAGGCGCTCAAGAAGCTCTGGCCGCACTTCCTCTGGGCAGGATTGTTCTCGAGCGCGATCAACCTGCTCTATCTCTCTTCGCCGCTCTATCTGATGCAGGTCTATAACCGCGTCCTGCTCAACGAGAACATCTCGACGCTCGTTCTTCTCACCCTCATCCTCGCGATCGCGCTCTTGACCATGGCCGGCCTCGATGCCGTGCGCGCCTGGATCCTGATCCGCTGCGGCATCCGGCTCGATATGGAGCTGTCGACGCGCGTGTTCGAGGCGCTGGTGGTGCGATCGGCCGAGCGCGGCGCATCGCGCGGCGCGCAGCAGCTGCGCGACCTCGACCAATTCCGCACCTTCGTGACGGGCTCGGGCATCTATTTCGCATTCGACTTGCCGTGGATTCCGATCTATCTCCTGCTGCTGTTCTTCATCCATCCCCTGCTCGGCCTCGTCGCCACCATCGGCGCATTGCTGCTGCTCGGACTCGCCGGCGTCAACGAAATCCTGACCCGCTCGCCGATGAAGCAGGCCGAGGCGTCCGGCAACCAGTCCTACGTCTTCACCGAGAATGTGCTGCGCCATGCCGACGTGATCCGCGCCATGGGCATGCAGCCGGCGGTCGAGCGCAACTGGCAGAGCCAGCGTTCGGCGATGCTGGTGCAGCAGGCGGTCGCCAGCGACAAGAATGCGGTGATGACGTCGTCGATCCGCTTCTTCCGTCTGCTGCTGCAATCCCTGATGCTCGGCACCGGCGCCTGGCTCGCGATCGACCATGCCATCACGCCCGCGACGATTTTCGCCGCCAGCATCGTCATGGGCCGGGCGCTGGTGCCGGTCGAGCAGGCCGTCGGCACCTGGAAGCAGTTCATCGGCGCGCGCGATGCCTATGCACAGGTGCGCGACTTGCTCGCCACCGTCGACGTGACCGTGCCGCAAACCATCGTGCCGAAGCAGCGCAATACCGTTGAGGTGCGCGAGCTCGTCTGCGAACTGCCGTCGCGGCCCGAGCCCGTGCTGAAAGGCGTGTCCTTCGAGCTCGCGGGTGGCCAGGCGCTCGGCATCGTCGGCCCGAGCGGCTCGGGCAAGAGCACGCTGGCCCGGCTGCTTGTCGGTGCGATGGCGCCGGCCGCGGGACGGCTGCGCTTCGGCGGGCTCGACTACAATCACTGGGATCCCGTCGAGTTCGGCCGCCATGTCGGCTATCTGCCGCAGGATGTCGGCCTGTTCGCCGGCACCGTCCGTGAGAACATCGCGCGCTTCGGCGATGCCTCGACCGACGAGATCATCGACGCTGCGATCCGCGCCGGCATCCACGACATGGTGCTTGACCTGCCCCGACAATACGATACCCGGCTCGGCGTCGGCGGCGTTGGCCTTTCCGGCGGCCAGCGCCAGCGCCTGGGCCTTGCGCGCGCCCTCCTAGGCCATCCGCCGCTGCTGGTGCTGGACGAGCCCAACGCCAATCTCGATGCGCCCGGCGAAGAGGCGCTGAAGGCCGCACTGCTCAACGCCAAGGCCGGCGGCGCGGCGGTGATCGTCATCACCCACCGCACCACGATTCTCGACGTCGTCGACATCATGATGGTGCTGCGCAGCGGCATGCTCGACATGCTCGGCCCACCCGGCGAGGTCTATCAGGCCTTGCAGCAGCAGGCTGCAGCACGGGCGGCTGCATCATGA